One segment of Methylotuvimicrobium sp. KM2 DNA contains the following:
- a CDS encoding efflux RND transporter periplasmic adaptor subunit produces MKKPPTQSIKIAIPIVVLSCGIAGAWALVANRPELEPKVRTNEAPWVETITVQPQTLKINIRSQGIVKPREELTLVPEVAGKIVRMHPNFVPGGFFEAGELLIAIDPRDYDHAVAAAEAAIAEARRQVLFEEAQAEQAQEEWQALGEGQSTPLAMHEPQLAEARAKLKSAESELANAKLRRSRCDLFAPFAGRVVEKQAGIGQYVQIGDSLARLFATDAADVRLPVPAEQLGFLPFDFVSSGGGISRETGVMLSADIAGARHRWQGRIVRAEAVVDETTGLLHLIAEIRNPYQSEQGGVPLLAGLFVQAEIEGREQREVFELPVGVLNSMQEALVIDGDLRLHIRRLDVLRREADRIWIESGLTAGERVVISGVPVPVEGMKVRVQKTTPEISADDHVADADADADAGAAR; encoded by the coding sequence CGCAAATCGTCCGGAACTCGAACCGAAAGTTCGTACGAACGAAGCGCCGTGGGTCGAGACGATCACCGTACAACCGCAAACGCTCAAAATCAATATACGTTCGCAAGGTATCGTCAAGCCGCGCGAGGAGCTGACATTGGTGCCGGAAGTGGCGGGAAAGATCGTGCGAATGCATCCGAATTTCGTGCCGGGCGGATTTTTCGAAGCCGGCGAATTGTTGATTGCGATCGATCCTCGCGATTACGATCATGCCGTCGCGGCTGCGGAAGCCGCGATTGCCGAAGCGCGAAGGCAAGTGCTGTTCGAAGAGGCTCAGGCGGAACAAGCGCAAGAAGAATGGCAAGCCCTGGGCGAAGGTCAGTCGACGCCACTGGCGATGCACGAACCGCAACTGGCCGAAGCCCGTGCGAAACTCAAATCGGCCGAATCCGAGCTGGCGAATGCGAAACTGCGCCGTAGCCGCTGCGATTTGTTTGCGCCGTTTGCCGGTCGCGTCGTTGAAAAACAGGCCGGAATCGGGCAATACGTGCAAATCGGCGATTCGCTCGCTAGGCTTTTTGCGACCGATGCGGCCGATGTGCGCTTACCGGTTCCGGCAGAGCAACTCGGATTCCTGCCGTTCGATTTCGTATCGTCCGGCGGCGGCATTAGTCGAGAGACGGGCGTTATGCTGAGTGCCGATATAGCCGGCGCCCGGCACCGCTGGCAAGGCCGTATCGTCAGGGCCGAAGCCGTCGTCGACGAAACGACCGGACTGCTGCATCTGATTGCGGAAATACGCAACCCCTATCAATCTGAACAGGGCGGCGTTCCGCTGCTGGCCGGATTGTTCGTACAGGCCGAAATCGAAGGCCGCGAGCAGCGCGAGGTATTCGAATTGCCTGTCGGCGTTTTGAATTCGATGCAAGAAGCGCTGGTAATCGACGGCGACTTGCGCTTGCATATTCGGCGATTGGACGTATTGCGCCGGGAAGCGGATCGAATTTGGATCGAATCGGGATTGACGGCAGGGGAGCGGGTCGTTATTTCCGGGGTGCCGGTTCCGGTGGAAGGAATGAAGGTCCGTGTACAGAAAACGACGCCCGAAATTTCGGCCGACGATCATGTTGCCGATGCCGATGCCGATGCCGATGCGGGTGCCGCGCGATGA
- a CDS encoding type II toxin-antitoxin system YoeB family toxin, whose translation MQGLISRRINKQHRLVYEVVDDEKLIKVYRMWTHYE comes from the coding sequence ATGCAAGGCTTAATCAGTCGTCGCATTAACAAACAACATCGCTTGGTCTATGAAGTGGTTGACGACGAAAAACTGATTAAAGTTTATCGGATGTGGACTCATTATGAGTAA
- a CDS encoding efflux RND transporter permease subunit, giving the protein MKRFPPSTSAVDASGLIAWFAVNPVAANLLMWLILFAGAVSLTTIEKEVLPHFSPNRIEINAYYPGGGPVEIEESICIRIEEAVHDVPGSKRLVSQIMEGVCKVEMTVLPGHDKNNVINEVRGRVQVLQRLPEELERIDVQPSYRKGDNGVIWVALHGRSDPLYLKRFGDLIQSDLARLPGVTRALNYYEIPYEIAIEVSSEKLRRYRLSLHDVTEALRRQSVDLSGGLIKNPDGEILLRTNGKARDGEALGNMELRADSGGGRVLLRDVAEIKDGLQERLSEWRHNGETAQGWEVHAEHGSVDVARRVKGYVASMSDRLPEGLSLYTWWDDSEAYDERIATLIENGIYGFVLVVAILTLFLDAELAFWAGIGIVTSMFGAFALMPWFGISLNMLSLFGFILAIGILVDDAIIVGEAIHRRKGASDAEGKERTPEQAVSASILGAREVFLPVILAVATTIIALLPGLFVSGWAGRMMQPICGVLIAVLLFSLIEALWILPAHLTSPTVRTVRFPRIAQWRGRLNDGLAVFIRRVYGPVLKKALTWRYLTISVFAVFVLLSAALVAGGHLRWTLQANVTKSSFSAHLELPRASPYAETRRIAEQVERALLAMRSELDDADKKLAYFSKRCGSIEPASTMLVGLETMIWEYGAGFWTELSPDGRQCIAVEPFIREWRRRIGDIAPGKIEFIYKEGDVLYDLEFDLAAPDPDVLASAVTRFKNALAAYPGVHDVVDSAEPGKPEARLRLKPNAEALGLSLQDIARQVRHGYYGDEVYRVQRGAHEVRVVVRLPLGERQALTDLRNLPVRLPGGGLAPLATLAEIELQPGYAKLTRLQRQRVLKVQARVDPALADVNSIYAKVEAELAPRLQKEFPLLSLEIGEERREQNRMMRSLIVNTSIALVAIYILIAIPFGSYTMPLILMPVAPVAWCGGIWAHWLAGLPLSMESLIGMVAASGVVVNDSLVLLDAVERSEDNAETIEERLFRACSVRFRPILLAFLTTFAGFLPTLLETSEQAQFLIPMTLALASGLLIGMTASLLLTPVSYSVFAERRSTHKTGKLKTIGHDPE; this is encoded by the coding sequence ATGAAACGGTTTCCGCCGTCTACATCCGCCGTCGATGCGTCCGGTCTTATCGCTTGGTTCGCCGTCAATCCGGTAGCCGCGAATCTGTTGATGTGGCTGATTCTGTTCGCCGGCGCCGTTAGTTTGACGACAATCGAAAAAGAAGTCCTGCCGCATTTTTCGCCGAACCGAATAGAAATCAATGCTTATTATCCGGGGGGCGGCCCGGTGGAAATCGAGGAGTCGATTTGTATCCGAATCGAGGAAGCGGTTCATGACGTACCCGGAAGCAAGCGTCTGGTGTCGCAAATCATGGAAGGCGTCTGTAAAGTCGAAATGACGGTTTTGCCGGGACACGACAAGAACAACGTGATCAACGAAGTCCGCGGACGGGTTCAAGTTTTGCAGCGATTGCCGGAAGAATTGGAACGAATCGACGTGCAACCGTCTTATCGTAAAGGGGATAACGGCGTCATTTGGGTAGCCTTGCATGGGCGGTCGGACCCGCTGTACCTGAAACGTTTCGGCGATCTGATTCAAAGCGATCTGGCGCGCCTGCCGGGCGTGACCCGCGCGTTGAATTATTACGAAATCCCGTATGAAATCGCGATCGAAGTGTCCTCGGAAAAACTGCGGCGTTACCGTCTGTCGCTGCATGACGTGACGGAAGCGCTACGGCGGCAGTCGGTGGATCTGTCCGGCGGTTTGATCAAGAATCCGGACGGCGAAATTTTGCTTCGAACCAACGGCAAAGCGCGGGACGGCGAGGCTTTGGGCAACATGGAATTGCGCGCCGATTCCGGCGGCGGACGGGTACTGCTGCGCGATGTCGCCGAAATCAAGGACGGATTGCAGGAACGCTTGTCGGAATGGCGTCATAACGGAGAAACCGCGCAGGGTTGGGAAGTTCATGCCGAGCACGGCTCGGTCGACGTCGCGCGCCGCGTAAAAGGCTATGTTGCGTCGATGTCGGATCGCTTGCCGGAAGGCCTATCCCTTTATACCTGGTGGGACGATTCGGAGGCTTACGACGAACGGATCGCCACGCTGATCGAAAACGGAATTTACGGCTTCGTGTTGGTTGTTGCGATTCTGACGCTGTTTTTGGACGCCGAATTGGCCTTTTGGGCGGGCATCGGTATCGTGACTTCGATGTTCGGCGCTTTCGCGTTGATGCCGTGGTTCGGCATTTCGCTGAATATGTTGTCGTTATTCGGTTTTATTTTGGCGATCGGTATTCTCGTCGACGACGCCATTATCGTTGGAGAAGCGATTCACCGGCGCAAGGGCGCAAGCGATGCCGAAGGCAAGGAGCGAACGCCGGAACAGGCGGTGTCGGCTTCGATTCTAGGCGCCCGCGAAGTTTTTCTGCCGGTGATATTGGCTGTTGCCACGACGATTATCGCACTCTTGCCGGGGCTGTTCGTATCCGGTTGGGCAGGGCGGATGATGCAGCCGATTTGCGGCGTACTGATTGCGGTATTGCTGTTTTCACTGATCGAAGCCTTGTGGATTTTGCCGGCGCATTTGACGAGTCCTACGGTGCGGACCGTGCGTTTTCCGCGAATCGCGCAATGGCGCGGCAGGCTGAATGACGGTTTGGCAGTTTTTATCCGGCGCGTTTACGGCCCCGTGCTGAAAAAAGCTTTGACTTGGCGCTATCTGACGATTTCGGTGTTTGCGGTCTTCGTATTGCTGAGTGCCGCACTCGTGGCGGGCGGCCATTTACGCTGGACGCTTCAGGCCAATGTCACGAAAAGCAGTTTTTCGGCTCATCTGGAGTTGCCTCGGGCATCACCCTATGCCGAAACGCGGCGGATCGCCGAGCAAGTGGAACGCGCGTTGTTGGCGATGCGCAGCGAACTCGACGATGCCGACAAAAAGCTTGCTTATTTTTCCAAGCGTTGCGGGAGCATCGAGCCCGCGTCGACGATGTTGGTCGGCTTGGAAACGATGATTTGGGAGTACGGCGCAGGATTCTGGACGGAATTGTCGCCGGACGGTAGACAATGCATCGCCGTCGAGCCGTTCATACGCGAATGGCGGCGGCGTATCGGCGATATTGCGCCCGGTAAGATCGAGTTTATTTATAAGGAAGGGGATGTGCTTTACGATCTCGAATTCGATTTGGCCGCTCCCGATCCGGACGTGCTGGCATCGGCCGTGACGCGCTTTAAGAACGCACTGGCGGCGTATCCGGGAGTGCATGATGTCGTCGACTCCGCCGAACCCGGCAAGCCGGAAGCGCGCTTGCGGCTGAAACCGAATGCGGAAGCGTTGGGTTTGAGTCTGCAGGACATTGCCCGGCAAGTGCGCCATGGTTATTACGGCGACGAAGTATACAGGGTTCAGCGAGGGGCTCATGAAGTTCGGGTTGTCGTACGTTTGCCGTTAGGCGAAAGACAAGCCTTGACCGATCTTCGAAACCTGCCGGTTCGGCTTCCCGGCGGCGGCCTAGCGCCGCTTGCGACGTTGGCCGAGATCGAATTGCAGCCGGGTTACGCCAAATTAACGAGGCTACAGCGCCAACGCGTCTTGAAAGTACAAGCGCGTGTCGATCCGGCATTGGCCGATGTCAACTCGATCTATGCGAAAGTCGAAGCCGAATTGGCGCCACGCTTGCAAAAGGAATTTCCGCTGCTCAGCCTGGAAATCGGAGAAGAGCGCCGGGAACAGAACCGAATGATGCGTAGCCTGATCGTCAATACATCGATTGCATTGGTAGCAATCTATATACTGATCGCGATACCTTTCGGCTCTTATACCATGCCGCTGATATTGATGCCGGTAGCGCCGGTCGCCTGGTGCGGAGGAATTTGGGCGCATTGGTTAGCGGGTTTGCCGTTATCGATGGAGTCGCTGATCGGCATGGTCGCGGCGAGCGGGGTGGTCGTAAACGACAGTCTGGTATTGCTCGATGCCGTCGAGCGGAGCGAAGACAACGCCGAAACGATCGAAGAACGACTTTTTCGAGCTTGTTCGGTCCGGTTTCGGCCGATTTTGTTGGCGTTTTTGACCACGTTTGCAGGCTTCTTGCCGACCTTGCTTGAAACCAGCGAACAAGCGCAATTTCTGATTCCGATGACATTGGCGCTAGCTTCCGGACTACTGATCGGTATGACCGCCAGCTTATTGCTGACGCCGGTAAGCTATAGCGTTTTTGCGGAAAGGCGAAGCACGCATAAAACCGGCAAACTCAAAACGATAGGCCACGATCCGGAATGA